A genomic window from Megalobrama amblycephala isolate DHTTF-2021 linkage group LG2, ASM1881202v1, whole genome shotgun sequence includes:
- the phax gene encoding phosphorylated adapter RNA export protein isoform X3: MYLGFYANRQNVTRRRTHRKMRPMRVHVVEDAAVNMRNYFRLGKMAGDRDRMADLEDGELESDHESDMRDAAAERVQVSSFQSRGPSLSAASVTGYRNCQNTDSSDSNSDSEDEAMLWRHKRRKCSSIPAPVHARAAAGPFARKVNNIWGSVVQEQSQEAVAAELGILGMEGGVSMSSRQSETYNYVLARKMMEKERGEEEEGLKSMLDGELEGYMQRGQAQTDKSCLKRKRPAKERLGPRAEMDLKGRYEIIEDDPEEKVVDEIAHRLMEPKKDLIERVVRVIGKKKAIELLSETATIEQNGGLYTVITSYLLTCILGETDEFTLPGKSSLTAVPADESGHH; the protein is encoded by the exons ATGTACCTTGGCTTCTATGCCAACCGCCAAAATGTCACCAGAAGAAGGACCCACAGGAAAATGCGTCCAATGAGAGTGCACGTTGTCGAAGACGCTGCGGTAAATATGAGAAATTATTTCCGATTAGGAAAAATGGCGGGTGACCGAGACAGAATGGCGGATCTTGAGGATGGAGAACTCGAGTCTGATCACGAATCTGATATGCGGGATGCTGCAGCGGAGCGAGTGCAG GTATCATCTTTTCAGAGCAGAGGACCCTCTTTAAGTGCCGCATCTGTCACAGGATACCGCAACTGCCAGAACACAGACTCCAGCGACAGCAACTCTGACTCTGAAGATGAGGCCATGCTGTGGAGACACAAACGGCGCAAGTGTTCCAGTATTCCAGCTCCTGTCCATGCCAGGGCTGCAGCTGGGCCCTTCGCTCGCAAGGTCAACAACATCTGGGGCTCTGTGGTGCAGGAGCAAAGTCAGGAAGCTGTCGCAGCAGAGCTGGGCATCTTGGGAATGGAAGGGGGCGTCAGCATGAGCAGTCGCCAGAGCGAGACCTATAATTATGTCCTCGCCCGCAAGATGATGGAAAAAGAGCgtggagaggaggaagagggaTTGAAGAGCATGTTGGATGGGGAGCTGGAGGGATACATGCAGAGAGGACAAGCCCAGACAGATAAGAGCTGTCTAAAGAGAAAGCGTCCGGCCAAGGAGAGACTGGGCCCACGGGCTGAGATGGACTTGAAGGGTCGATATGAGATCATTGAGGATGACCCTGAAGAGAAAGTGGTTGATGAAATCGCACACAG ACTCATGGAGCCAAAGAAGGATCTAATAGAGCGTGTGGTGAGAGTTATTGGAAAAAAGAAAGCCATTGAGCTTCTGTCAGAGACGGCAACAATTGAACAAAATGGAGGTCTCTACACTGTG ATCACCAGCTACTTACTTACATGTATTTtgggagaaactgatgaattcacgttgcctggaaaatccagcctcactgctgtaccagcggatgagtctggtcaCCATTGA